Genomic segment of Gigantopelta aegis isolate Gae_Host chromosome 10, Gae_host_genome, whole genome shotgun sequence:
GACTCAGAGTTCAATTCAATAACAGAAAGTCAACATTACAAAATTAAGAAGTCATTATTGCATGACTGTGGATTAGTTTTTATGTATTCGTAGCAGGTTCATGTTatgactgataaataaatacagcAAAACCAAAGAACAAGGAATCCCCAAAGACTTCATTGAGACTGATCAACACTAGTCTTGTGCCCAACACTGCAATAAAACAGATGCAATCCTACTGCAATATGCCAGTCCAATATTGTAACAAatccaaatttttaaaaagaaatatgtaaaaaatattctgCTGAGATAAATGACGTTCATGATACTAACATTAGtgaaaaaagacatttaaaaagataaaatttacaaaaatatatgacTTTAATGATTATTTATACCACAGTTAAATAATCACttatttaaaaagataaaaacgTATAAAAAAATCCCTCATATTATTCTAACAAAAATAGGCTATAAACACCAtgttgtataaataataaagcgAAAATTTCTGAACACACtataaagtaatttttaaagtataatCACATTACCTGTATTCAgtttaatgtaaaaaattttTACTGAACTGAAATTGTCAAATAATGAATAAGCAAATAATCTTATTCTGCTTTTTGAAACTGcccaacattaaaaaaatattttcaagtaACAAAAAATgactgttataaataaaatgaaaacccGACTCTACAATAATCAACTGGCATACAGTTATTTGGTTATCACGATATATATCAATAGATATAGTGTGTTTATCaccgatatatatattaagatacACGACACACACGATGCACCTTGAGCTATACACTGGTTTCCTTTTTGAACAGGTCTTCGGGTTCATTATTTTGTGGCACCCACACATTAACAACACTCTCGGAATCGTCATCCGTCGTCGAGTCGGAATCTTCCACCATATTGCAAAACCCAGTCTGAGTTAACCGGTCGTACTCACTCATTGACCGCGGTAGCCAGAATGCCTTCTTGGCCAGTTCGTCACTCTCACTGGCTTGAGTGATCAGTTTAGAAAGCACCTTTTGCTGGTAGTTGTGGTTCACGTAGGCGTATGCCACTTTCGCTGGCCGGTCTTTGTACTGTTCCTCCCAGCCGAGTGACCTCTGTTTCTGCATGCCGCGGTTCCTAGCGTATTTGTCATGTGGCCGGGGTCTCTTCCTGTGGGTCGGGTCTGAGTGGTGGTCCGAGTCGTTCACAGGCTGCCGCTTCTCAAACCGCACCTGACCGTCCGACTCGGGACCCATGAACCTGCTGTCGTGTATCTGACCGTCCGACATGATGGGACTTCTCGACCCATCGTGTCCGAATCGGACGATATTTTCGGGACGAGAATTATTCCGTCTGTGGCCGCGCTGTCGGCTACTGTCCGAGCTGTACTCACCCGACATCGGCCGAGTCCTGTGGGGGCTGCGGGAGCCCCTAGAACTGTGCGAGCCCCGACTTCCCGGACTGTGAACACGGTCCCCCGAATGGGGTCGGTACCGTTTCGGACTCTGCATACGATTGTAACACATCCCTGAATTGTCAAATGAGGCCGGCTGGTAGCTTATTCCCGACAGGTCGAACGGTGCGGGCTGGTAACTGATGCCTGAGCTGTCGTATGGCACAGGTTGCTGGTAACCGTACCCGTGGCTGTTGAAGAAAGCCGGCTGGTAGCTCATTCCCGAATTGTCGAACGCCATCGGGGGACGCATCAACACTTGTCCCTTTGCTGCCATGTGACTAGGTAGCCCGACTGGTATGTGAATCTGCCGCACACTTGGGGGCGGGTCGCGCACACAGTGGTCACTCACCTGACTCTGTCCGTCCATGTCCCCCCTCACGCGGGGCACGGACCCTCCGTCGTGGACGACCACCTCGTTGTTAGGACTAGACTGCTTACACCCGCCGTTCTGCGTGGGGCGGGGCAGCGTGTTGTTGCGCGGGTTCACGGGTTTGAAAGCACTAGGATGAATCCCCGTCCCCAGGGAGCAGGCGCTCGGGGACCGGTTGTGCTGAGGTAGATGGGAACCTGCAGGAGAACCCGAACCGAGGTGGTGCGAGCTCGCTACGCCCGCCGGTTCGGGAGTCTTGGCACCACCTACTGGCGTCATTTGGTTCCGGTCCATGGGGGGCCCATTGAAAACCGGGCCACTAGTCTGTTGTGTATTTGAAGGCATGTTGTTTGCATTTTGAATCCTCTGCGACTGACTGGTCCCCGAGGAGACGTGCGGTTCACCTCCACCGTGGTGGGGGTCTTTCGTCTGAATCTGAATCTCTATACTCAGGTGGGTGTTGGCCTCGCTGCTTGTGCCATGACTCATATGCTGGTTGAAGTCGGAGGCCGACAGGTTGTCGGTCAGACTGCTGTTTATATCTCGGTTCACGTCTTTGTTCATTATCTTCGATTGATTGTGTCGGTTCTTGTCCCAGAACCGCTTGGCAGCACCGTTTTGCTTCTGGTTGTAGAAGTTGGGAAAACTGGCGTCCTGAATGCTACTCACGATGGATCCTTCCTTCGACGAGTTCGGCACAGGGATGAGGTTGAGATTCGACTGTTTGCTGGGCGTGTTCTTCATGTTGTAAGCTTTGGTGATGTTGGACGACTTCTGCGAGTAAGTCGACACGTCCATGTTGCTGTTGCTCTTGACAACGTTGCCGTTGGCAACAGGCGTGATTGTTGTTGGGGGATCGGACGTGGTGACAGGAAACGTGTACACAGGCGGCGGCCCACACCCGAAGAACCGCTTCCAGCTCAGACGGGAATCCTTCCTCGTGAGACAGAAGAAACACAACATGAAAATACCCAACATCGCACTCATCACCCCATACAGGTAACTGAAAATCAACTCCTGGTATGGGATTATTGATTTAAACGGCTTGGCCACTGCGAACGCACCACAGACCCATGCCACGATGTACAGAAATAGTGTCGCTACCAACGCGCGCAGCTGTGTTATTGGACGGCGCTCCTGATCGAGGATGCTGCGAGTGGAttcattatcgtcatcatcatcgtcgtcattgTCGTCGTTGTTGAGTCGCGTCAGTGACTGCGTCTCGAGGTTGGTGTCCGGCTGGTTGGGGACAAGTTCTATCTCGTTCACGTGCATCTCCTCGGTCTCGTCGGTCTCGTTCAGTGTGCTGGATGCCCCGCGAATCACGCATGAGATTCTCAGGAAGAAGATCAGGTTGAGAACAACCAGCAGTGTCACTGGTCCGTAGAACGCACCCAGACTCGGTTCCCAGTCCAGGAAACAACTGAAGAAACAAGAAAGATTTAAAAGGTTAATTTCATGATAAAGTTTAAAAGTTAACTTCATGATAAAGTTTAAAAGTTAACTTCATGATAAAGTTTAAAGGTTAACTTCATGATAAAGTTTAAAAGTTAACTTTATgataaaattttaaagttaacttcATGACTAAGTTTAAAGGTTCACTTAATAATAAAGCAGAAGTAAAACcagataaaaacatgttttgttaagTTCTAGTCAAATATCAAGTGAtcacattatatttaaatttttcattttcaataaaagctatttcaattttataaaaaattaatgaaaatcctgcattaaaactGGTTTTTAGCTCAAAGAAAAAAGGACCCAGAGTTAACTCTGGATCAGTGACATAATTTGTCTGATTTTCCCCATCTGCTGtgtaaagaagtgttttatttaacgctgcactcaacacattttatttacggttatatggcgtcagacatatggttacggatcacatagattttgtcgccactacatgggctactcttccgattggcagcaagggatcttttatttgcacttcccacaggcaggatagcacaaaccatggcctttgttgaaccagttatggatcacttgtcggtgcaagtggtttacacctacccattgagccttgcggagcactcactcagggtttggagtcggtatctggattaaaaatcccatgcctcgactgggatccgaacccagtacctaccagcctgtagaccgatggcctgccacgacgccaccgaggccggtccatctGCTGTGTAATGTATATCACTGAAAACAATATAGAATAAGGCGTCCTTGTTTTTTGATAAAGTTTGGAACGTTTGTCATAGGTAGTTAGACACTTTGCAGTACTTATGTGATAGCAAAagtaaaaatacttttttttttaaacttgttatTGGAAATACAAAGTATATAGTAAAATAAGTTTAAACCGTATAGGGGCCattaaaatattacgtaacgctcgagggcatgggtgggtgtaggtccaaatgtTATGTGGCATTACAGAGAGTGGGTGGATATATCtaacagcgttacgtaacactttttttttcacaaacacTCTGTCAGGGCAACAACGTTTAACGAAGGCCTAGTTAGTTATAGatagacatatacacacaataaggattataaatcaagttaaaatccGTAAGCCTGTCTGTACTTTCCTAAATTGCAAaacattatgttaaaattacattacacCCATTGTatgacttgtttgtgaatggCAGGGGGGTTCCAAACGTTATATAatattttggggtgggggtgtatggTCCAGCATTACGGAGTGTTACGGGGGAaggagggtgtctaattttaACCAAAATAGTGTTGTGTATTATTTGAATGGCCCCATAGCATATAGTTCATAATTGTTTTATCAAGTTAACCtttgacactactagagcagattcattaattcatcatcgagtactggatatcaaacatctgACAATTCCAACACacagaaacccgctacatttttccactagcagcacgggatcttttatacacactttcccatagacaggacagcacaaaccaatGCAACAAAGATTCCACGACCATCTTGTCAACAGCCAAAAGAGACCATTGAAAAATGTCACCTGTATAGCTTTGCTGTGACCAAGTGCACATGGTATTAAGTCTGTCGGTAGATATTCTTTTCATTTTGATGCTTTAAAACATGTGTATTAAAACAGAAGAGAAAGAGACGAAATTAAAACtgaaacaaatcaaaatactaATCAGTTTTCCACATAATAAAGTCTTTTATCCCTTTCATTCAGAAATGTTTTTCTAAACCAAAAGATCTGATTACATAAGTATTTTCATTTATGAAATTTAAAAGATAAGCCTTTactttacagtttttaaaatgtgtatcacATATTAGAATTACTTATTTGATAGTTAAATATTTAGGTTTAAAATTAACTGAAAAAATACAATTCTaaaattggaaggaaggaaaactcTGTTAACATGTCCATATCTACTGAATGTTCAGGCACGTCTATCCTAACCACAAGTTCTGATTTGCACCAGATTTCCTGTCCAGgacaaaattctaaaattacagGTACTTTCATCATTATTCCTTTTAACCAGCAAAGACTGCAGAAAAGGACAACAAATTAGTAATGGTACTACAGATTTGACCGTAACAAAAAGCAGATGCTACTCTGGTATTCATGACAACTTACTACTCCATCCCTGAGTAATGGTTCATGTTGACTGCCGCGGTGATGCCGCAGATGATGATGGGCACACCCCAGCCCAGGAAATAAAAGCGTAGAATTGGTTTCGGAGGTAGAGGCATCTGTACGGGCTCCGGCGGAGGTGAGGGCGGTCTCTCGGCCTTCATGAACTTCTTAAACATATTGCTGAAATCAAACGCAGAACAACTCAATTATGTGTACGTATCTACAAAGGTAATTTGTGAACGTCTTAAACATACACGTACTGCTACAATCAaacacaggtcaggtcaggtgatAGGTTTTAACTTggacattcagaacaagctgttgtagcacacgcctgtcatgggcgcaggtgtccactttcgccggctcctccatccaaacacaaaaatgttaacattatttgtACAGGTGAATATTCATAGACAATATACTTGATATTTAATGATAATTTGTCCACATCTTAAGCATCATGCTACAATCAAACACCAAACAGTTATTTATATGCTTGAATATTCACAGATAATGCAGTACGTTTAGCgtaatttttaaatgtgtgcAGGTGTTAACagtcattcctttctttttctttcaaagAAGCAAACActtaaactgtatttaatacataatatgaaataatatgGTGCTAGAGCAGACAAGGAATTTTGGTGGTCAAATCTCCTACTGCCTcaagcaaattttaattttttaatgtattttctatGGAGTCTGACTCCCTTAAAAATGTAACTGGTTACTgtttagaccccccccccccccccccccccccccccccccgaagagATTTCCTGCACATTTGTATGTAATGCGAGTGACATTAAAACAAACCTTGTTTACCCAATAATACACACTTGGTAATCAAATCGGCTCAGTATGGGCTCAACCTCTTTTAGCCCTGCTTAAATTGAGCTGGTTTGGATGCTTTATGCACAGGGACAAAATCTAAATTTCAAAATCTTGCGTATTAAGGCTGTGTATTTGGATTTTCAATTTAGCTTTTTAGCtatttaataattgaaattcCACTTTTCATTTGCATTTGACTGACTGTGTTAAGTCGTACTCACTTGGCAGTGATGGTGATCCAGAAGATGGCACACAGGGTCAGGTAATGGATGCAGATACCGGCGATCTGACACACAAGTTCAAGGTCAGTCCGGTTGATGCCCATCGTGAAGGCGACGATCAGCAGCAGAACGCTGATACAGATGTTGATCACAGAGTGCTTCATCTTCTTAGGGATGAAAATCAGTCTGAAGTGAAGAAAAACAACTCATTCATTGGTAACTGTGATAAAAGTAAGTACTATGTACCCGAGTAAATGAcactgtaaaataaagatttCCAGAGTTTATCTTCTTTTCACTTCAATAAAAGAAATGCGTCCTGACTATGGGAAAGTGAAATTAACAGAtccattgtttaaaaaaaagttaaagtttgttttgtttaacaacaccactagagcacactgatttattaaacatcagctgttggatgtcaaacatttggtacttttgacatatagtcttagagaggaaacccgctacattttttattagtagcaagggatctttatatgcactgtccgacaaacagggtagtacatatcacggcctttgatatacctgtcatggcgcactggctggaacaagaaatagtccgaTGGCAGATCCCTTGTGTGCGAACTGAAACATCTAGCaaatttcctctgaagactgtgtgtaatatttatCAAATCAAATATTGGATGACCAACAGCCAacgatgaataaatcaatattctctggtcatgtaattaaaaaaaccaacaactgaATTTTAAAAGTGATGCTGTacctggatttttttttacatttggaTCAAAAGCAACATTCAAAATATAcataacaaatcaaaataagttttttttttttttattgtttacataaaGAAAATACTAACTCCCAAAcattcaatttaattttaaacttctTTCACTTTTTTCATGCCTTTTTCAACTGTACACTGTACACTGTACACTGTACAGTGTATTTGAACATACAGATCTGAAATCGTATCTCTCTCAAGACATTCAGTCaagtatcaaaaaaaaaaaaaaaatcagcaaagCACTACTGATATGAGAGAAGGAATACAGACATAAGCCACTAAACTAAGTGAAGATAACACGTAAACACTGATATAGATAACTCGTAAACACTGATATAGATAACTCATAAACACTGATATAACTACTCTTAATAGTGGTTATCACTACTCAGAGCCTCGTATGTTGGCCAACTTCACTTTGTGACAATATTCAGCGTATTTGATTAAAAACTTGAAACAGTCACTATCTATCGTCTGATTTGAACTGACTGCACTTGAATAATCCTGTCTACAAAAACCTGTCCATCTACTTTGATCTGAGGAGTTCAAAGTATCATCAAGCATGCACTGATCTTGTTTTTGTGATGAGAATCTGAGAATCCAATGTTTTGGTAATATTCCCATCAATGACATTCATGTAAATTAGTTAGATTCCCATATGATAACATAATCATAAAAGAGAAGGGGGAAAAAGCATCAAATATGCATGTTCATCTatctaaatataatttccaTATTCAGATATTATTAACATCAAATTCTGAAATTTTTATGCACTTGgcacataaaaagaaagaaaattaagatTCCCGTGTATTCTGGTGATATAGAGTTGCAGAATATCAAATGAATTCTagcagaaaaaagaaaaaaagagagacacGAATGAAGGCCATAACACAAAAGATTCTGTTTCTGTTACTATTAGTCTAGAGTAGACTGAACTCAAATAAAAATGTCATGTCTGAAATGATTCTGTTACTATTAGAGTAGTGAAGACTGaacttaaataaaaatgtcatgaCTGAAATGATTCTGTTACTATTAGAGTAGTGATGTCTGaacttaaataaaaatgtcatgaCTGAAACGATTCTGTTACTATTAGAGTAGTGATGTCTGAACTTAAATAATATATGCCATGACAAACAATTCTGTTACTATTAGAGTAGTGAAGACTGAACtcaaataaaaatgacatgACTGAAACAATTCTGTTACTATTAGAGTAGTGAAGACTGAACTTAAATAATACATGCCATGACTGAAACAATTCTGTTACTATTAGAGTAGTGAAGACTGaacttaaataaaaatgtcatgaCTGAAATGATTCTGTTACTATTAGAGTAGTGATGTCTGaacttaaataaaaatgtcatgaCTGAAACGATTCTGTTACTATTAGAGTAGTGATGTCTGaacttaaataaaaatgtcatgaCTGAAATGATTCTGTTACTATTAGAGTAGTGAAGACTGaacttaaataaaaatgtcttgaCTGAAATGATTCTGTTACTATTAGAGTAGTGATGTCTGAACTTAAATAATACATGCCATGACTGAAACGATTCTGTTACTATTAGAGTAGTGAAGACTGaacttaaataaaaatgtcatgaCTGAAATGATTCTGTTACTATTAGAGTAGTGAAGACTGaacttaaataaaaatgtcatgaCTGAACTTAAATAATACATGCCATGACTGAAATGATTCTGTTACTATTAGAGTAGTGAAGACTGaacttaaataaaaatgtcatgactgaacttatataatacatatcatGACTGAAATGATTCTGTTACTATTAGAGTAGTGATGTCTGAActtaaataatacatatcatGACTGAAGTGATTCTGTTACTATTAGAGTAGTGATGACTGAACTTAAATAATACCATGACTGAAATGATTCTGTGACTATTAGACGCACCTGAAGCAAGTGATGTAGGTGATGATAACGGCCATCATACACAGCATGCAGATGCAGCTTCCAATGTAGATGACAGGCTCCATCATGAACGAGTGGCGGTTTACTGCTACTGTGTGGTCCTGCAACAAAACACCAGTCATTTTCAATGTATAATCAATGTGCAAGAAAACTCGGACCATTTTCTCT
This window contains:
- the LOC121384231 gene encoding adhesion G protein-coupled receptor A3-like; the encoded protein is MGIRCKFVFLAALLCVDVVWLGEACVPSCQCTMVGKRDKKVRKVDCSKHPLPYTSLSQMHLPLDTVHLDLKRNALTVLKEGSFMGLSMLEKLNLSYNHITIIKAGAFQGLESLVRLDLSHNKIGIIDSGIFSGLPKLIKLSLSYNRINTIPEGTFNDLTSLHSVDFNSEYLRCDCHLRWLIKWSKSKKVRVHASTKCALPEAMKGLTFNKLRRSELHCNHDLQLPFFEIIPKESQIVFEGDKLPFECRASVIHQKTKIFWMRKNVTIKTNKTAGVFVHTLMSPDRTVITHSLVVENLQKSHTGNWSCQVSTPQGKVSRDVMITVIKTEVIKCPSVTKVTNKGNYTWPSTLAGIIIKKKCIVGGAHDEVTYYCNDFGFWENHNVSSCGYVSILTRNLESFSIQTLNKTRILEYIGRLRLNFNNPRPIFYDMSVMDVVFATDILKRLQNYILLKPEVADVIVEIASNLTQVPSSILRGSQLQKRACSRVIEVLDNITQEVELPQMTGMWSKYFGGLAMTVMSEPNDDPAPIRCVLRKTPNQVETTFSEQTFSCSRLDNNTDPSQDSDKDVRVSVAIPDSLLTNCSECAGNETRIQVTVFRNGSLFPSTTTVHRDPGLGSRNWTVVSNVVTVSVGHPVVNLSEPLIIKFHVPDPEARLTAAFWDFNANGGLGDWCTEGCEIVSQEKNISTVHCYHLSNFAILQDHTVAVNRHSFMMEPVIYIGSCICMLCMMAVIITYITCFRLIFIPKKMKHSVINICISVLLLIVAFTMGINRTDLELVCQIAGICIHYLTLCAIFWITITANNMFKKFMKAERPPSPPPEPVQMPLPPKPILRFYFLGWGVPIIICGITAAVNMNHYSGMEYCFLDWEPSLGAFYGPVTLLVVLNLIFFLRISCVIRGASSTLNETDETEEMHVNEIELVPNQPDTNLETQSLTRLNNDDNDDDDDDDNESTRSILDQERRPITQLRALVATLFLYIVAWVCGAFAVAKPFKSIIPYQELIFSYLYGVMSAMLGIFMLCFFCLTRKDSRLSWKRFFGCGPPPVYTFPVTTSDPPTTITPVANGNVVKSNSNMDVSTYSQKSSNITKAYNMKNTPSKQSNLNLIPVPNSSKEGSIVSSIQDASFPNFYNQKQNGAAKRFWDKNRHNQSKIMNKDVNRDINSSLTDNLSASDFNQHMSHGTSSEANTHLSIEIQIQTKDPHHGGGEPHVSSGTSQSQRIQNANNMPSNTQQTSGPVFNGPPMDRNQMTPVGGAKTPEPAGVASSHHLGSGSPAGSHLPQHNRSPSACSLGTGIHPSAFKPVNPRNNTLPRPTQNGGCKQSSPNNEVVVHDGGSVPRVRGDMDGQSQVSDHCVRDPPPSVRQIHIPVGLPSHMAAKGQVLMRPPMAFDNSGMSYQPAFFNSHGYGYQQPVPYDSSGISYQPAPFDLSGISYQPASFDNSGMCYNRMQSPKRYRPHSGDRVHSPGSRGSHSSRGSRSPHRTRPMSGEYSSDSSRQRGHRRNNSRPENIVRFGHDGSRSPIMSDGQIHDSRFMGPESDGQVRFEKRQPVNDSDHHSDPTHRKRPRPHDKYARNRGMQKQRSLGWEEQYKDRPAKVAYAYVNHNYQQKVLSKLITQASESDELAKKAFWLPRSMSEYDRLTQTGFCNMVEDSDSTTDDDSESVVNVWVPQNNEPEDLFKKETSV